A DNA window from Tenuifilaceae bacterium CYCD contains the following coding sequences:
- a CDS encoding DNA topoisomerase III has translation MFFLTLRLKYSYPVIVCIAEKPSVGKEIARILKAVNRKDGYFEGNGYQVTWTFGHLCTLKNPDDYTPDWKAWRMQALPMIPPRFGIKLIDNDGVQKQFGVIKKLVTECDEVINCGDAGIEGELIQRWVLTKAECAKPLKRLWISSMTDEAILEGFNNLKEGKDFDRLYAAGNARAIGDWLLGMNASRLYTLKYANGKGVLSIGRVQTPTLALIVRRFEEIKNFVSKPFWEIKTNYRDVIFSSTIGRFDSVEEAAKIIEEIKTNLFEIVSFEQKKGTEAPPKLFDLTSLQVECNKKYSYTADDTLKYIQSLYEKKMVTYPRVDTTFLPTDMYPKVEGILKNMEPYSSFTAPLLGKPIKKSKKVFDDAKITDHHAIIPTGVKPSGLIMEEKRVYDLIARRFIAAFYPDCIVSNTTVIGMVLAYEFKATGKVILEDGWRVLYPKKESEKDSETDSGEEQIMPHFEKGERGEHTPDLQEKQTQPPKMHTEATLLRAMETAGKQVEDDELRELMKENGIGRPSTRANIIETLFKRRFIVREKKNLVPTQTGIELIHTIQNELLKSAELTGIWEKKLRQIEKGEYDAKAFLDEMKEMVNQLVVEVKRENSRKIEIVQVEPEEEKPEKEKKNKSAESKKPTSKKSPAKDDEPAVITCPKCKKGTMLKGKTAFGCSEYKNGCTFRVMFEQYGKTLTDKQIQTLIQTGKSSKIKGLNVNSETVDSILVLDPMFNITIKQ, from the coding sequence ATGTTTTTTCTAACTTTGAGGTTAAAATATAGTTACCCAGTGATAGTTTGTATAGCCGAAAAGCCCAGCGTGGGTAAGGAGATAGCCCGGATACTGAAAGCAGTCAACCGCAAGGATGGCTACTTTGAGGGGAATGGCTACCAGGTTACCTGGACCTTTGGCCATCTGTGTACGCTCAAAAACCCCGACGATTACACCCCCGACTGGAAAGCTTGGCGAATGCAGGCGTTACCAATGATTCCACCCCGGTTCGGCATAAAGCTTATCGATAACGATGGGGTGCAAAAGCAGTTTGGGGTTATAAAGAAACTGGTTACCGAATGCGACGAGGTGATAAACTGCGGTGATGCGGGAATTGAGGGGGAACTTATTCAGCGTTGGGTGCTCACCAAGGCTGAATGTGCTAAGCCGTTGAAACGGCTATGGATCTCATCGATGACCGACGAGGCCATACTCGAGGGATTCAACAACCTGAAGGAGGGGAAGGATTTCGATCGGCTATACGCTGCTGGAAATGCTCGTGCCATTGGCGATTGGTTGCTGGGGATGAATGCCAGCCGGCTATACACCCTGAAGTATGCCAACGGCAAGGGTGTGCTATCCATAGGACGCGTTCAAACCCCTACTTTAGCCTTGATTGTTCGTAGATTTGAGGAGATCAAGAATTTTGTGTCAAAACCTTTCTGGGAAATAAAGACCAACTACCGCGATGTTATTTTCAGTTCCACCATTGGCCGATTCGACTCGGTGGAGGAGGCTGCTAAGATTATAGAGGAGATTAAAACCAATCTTTTCGAGATTGTATCGTTTGAGCAGAAAAAGGGAACCGAGGCGCCCCCAAAGCTGTTCGATTTAACATCACTACAGGTGGAATGCAATAAAAAGTACAGCTACACCGCCGACGATACGCTTAAATACATTCAAAGCCTGTACGAGAAGAAGATGGTTACCTATCCGCGCGTGGATACCACATTTCTGCCCACCGATATGTACCCCAAGGTTGAGGGCATTCTGAAGAATATGGAGCCATACTCCAGCTTTACGGCACCGCTGCTGGGTAAACCCATTAAGAAAAGTAAAAAGGTGTTCGACGATGCTAAAATTACCGATCACCACGCCATTATTCCAACTGGCGTAAAGCCTTCGGGGTTAATCATGGAGGAGAAACGGGTTTACGATTTAATTGCCCGCAGGTTTATTGCCGCATTCTACCCCGATTGTATTGTGTCCAACACCACCGTTATTGGAATGGTATTGGCCTACGAGTTTAAGGCAACCGGCAAGGTGATACTGGAGGATGGCTGGCGGGTGCTATACCCCAAAAAGGAATCGGAAAAGGACTCCGAAACCGATTCCGGCGAGGAGCAAATTATGCCCCATTTCGAGAAAGGCGAAAGGGGTGAGCATACCCCCGATTTGCAGGAGAAGCAAACCCAGCCACCCAAGATGCACACCGAGGCCACTTTGCTTAGGGCCATGGAAACAGCGGGCAAGCAGGTGGAGGACGATGAGCTGCGCGAGTTGATGAAGGAGAACGGAATTGGCCGACCATCCACGCGGGCCAACATTATAGAAACGCTATTTAAGCGTAGGTTTATAGTTCGCGAGAAGAAGAACCTTGTACCCACCCAAACCGGCATAGAGCTGATACATACCATTCAGAACGAATTGCTAAAATCGGCCGAGTTAACGGGGATATGGGAGAAGAAGCTGCGCCAGATAGAGAAGGGCGAGTACGACGCCAAGGCTTTCCTCGACGAGATGAAGGAGATGGTGAACCAACTGGTTGTGGAGGTAAAACGCGAGAATAGCCGAAAAATTGAGATTGTGCAGGTGGAGCCGGAGGAGGAGAAACCCGAAAAGGAGAAGAAAAATAAATCTGCCGAATCAAAGAAACCTACATCAAAGAAAAGCCCTGCAAAGGACGATGAACCCGCAGTAATAACCTGCCCAAAATGTAAGAAAGGCACAATGCTAAAAGGCAAAACAGCCTTTGGGTGTAGCGAGTATAAAAATGGATGTACATTTAGAGTGATGTTTGAGCAGTACGGTAAAACCCTTACCGATAAGCAGATTCAAACTTTGATACAGACGGGAAAATCGTCCAAGATTAAGGGGCTAAATGTAAATAGTGAAACCGTTGACTCTATTTTGGTTTTAGATCCAATGTTTAATATTACGATTAAACAATAA